A window from Drosophila miranda strain MSH22 chromosome Y unlocalized genomic scaffold, D.miranda_PacBio2.1 Contig_Y2_pilon, whole genome shotgun sequence encodes these proteins:
- the LOC117192575 gene encoding uncharacterized protein LOC117192575, with protein sequence MLKGWYCQSLANQEEGAVKDEPHQQESDEEQPARNIGHANDRGAPASSSSASAGTANNASAVDYKDRYKNLKRKLKFLIYENEYFQDLLHTNQRRLLKVSRDRTFLLDRLLLYEHPAKDSSDSEATDSSDSEQATPSTSTAAGGSQTPKETIRKKYKEKRASVATATPPHQPTVGATRGRRRKVLTGALSSNHGQQAAGKRQLTATVPPSQQPLLSAVSLSTAEITRQLQERRPTPIELMSPECTSATVPTTMLSDESPSKCHPNESLHHLMEDDSHSQEVAAEECVAMEYIT encoded by the exons ATGCTTAAGGGCTGGTACTGTCAATCCCTTGCCAATCAAGAGGAGGGCGCTGTTAAGGACGAGCCTCATCAGCAGGAGAGCGATGAGGAACAGCCCGCGCGGAACATTGGCCATGCGAACGACAGGGGAGCACCAGCAAGTTCATCTTCAGCGTCTGCAGGAACGGCGAATAATGCGAGTGCCGTAGATTACAAGGATCGTTACAAGAACTTGAAGCGAAAACTGAAGTTTCTCATTTAT GAAAACGAGTACTTTCAGGATTTGCTGCACACGAATCAGCGACGCTTACTAAAGGTGTCTCGAGACCGTACTTTCCTTCTTGATCGTTTGCTGCTGTACGAGCACCCCGCCAAGGACTCAAGTGACAGCGAGGCCACAGACAGCTCCGATTCGGAACAAGCCACGCCATCCACGTCCACAGCAGCTGGAGGCTCGCAGACACCGAAGGAGACCATTCGAAAAAAGTACAAAGAAAAGAGAGCATCCGTTGCAACTGCAACTCCGCCTCACCAGCCTACTGTTGGTGCCACTCGTGGTCGCAGACGCAAAGTATTGACTGGAGCGCTGTCGTCAAACCACGGACAGCAGGCAGCCGGGAAACGGCAGCTGACGGCCACAGTACCTCCTTCTCAACAGCCGCTACTTTCAGCTGTCTCCCTAAGCACAGCTGAGATCACGCGTCAGTTGCAAGAGCGACGTCCGACGCCAATAGAACTTATGAGCCCAGAGTGTACTTCGGCCACTGTTCCCACAACAATGCTCAGCGATGAAAGCCCATCTAAATG CCATCCCAATGAAAGCTTGCACCATCTGATGGAGGACGACTCACATTCACAAGAGGTAGCCGCTGAAGAGTGCGTTGCAATGGAGTACATCACTTAA
- the LOC117192576 gene encoding U7 snRNA-associated Sm-like protein LSm11 has translation MNDNEAMEPHTETREVSAAPDPVCSEHFNPLRALYEPNYKITEVPPKVLYQNLAAFESALKKFGVWQLNKRQKFGTSAGTGQADQKSSLPCTSKSVMVLEEAPQRRFEPHQMPMVSTVNKKHQRNIFTYMETTVGPLELLKKCIVAPALENNSKIRVRVVIRKEREIGGSVEGELVAYDKQWNLLLRNGTETWKRRKYNFGEQKLCGAPVDCSARLRDLGIVLPTVEVKSLKRKNVQVKRDLPQVLIRGENVVLVRLID, from the coding sequence ATGAATGACAACGAAGCTATGGAGCCGCATACGGAAACACGTGAAGTGTCAGCAGCCCCAGATCCTGTATGCAGCGAACACTTTAACCCACTGCGAGCGCTCTATGAGCCAAATTATAAAATAACAGAAGTACCTCCGAAAGTGCTGTATCAAAATCTAGCCGCTTTCGAGAGTGCTCTTAAAAAGTTTGGAGTATGGCAACTGAACAAGAGACAGAAATTTGGAACGTCGGCGGGAACTGGCCAAGCAGACCAAAAGTCTTCTTTGCCTTGCACTTCCAAGTCTGTGATGGTTCTGGAAGAAGCTCCCCAGCGTCGTTTTGAGCCCCATCAAATGCCAATGGTCAGCACTGTAAACAAGAAACATCAACGGAATATTTTTACATACATGGAGACGACGGTGGGCCCCCTAGAACTGTTGAAGAAATGCATAGTCGCACCAGCTCTAGAGAACAATTCAAAGATCCGCGTGCGGGTGGTAATCCGCAAGGAACGAGAGATAGGTGGCAGTGTCGAAGGCGAATTGGTGGCCTACGATAAACAGTGGAATCTCCTCTTGAGGAATGGCACAGAGACATGGAAGCGGCGCAAATACAATTTTGGAGAGCAGAAACTTTGTGGAGCGCCTGTTGATTGCAGTGCTCGTCTTAGGGATTTAGGAATAGTTCTTCCCACAGTAGAGGTGAAGAGCTTGAAACGAAAGAATGTACAGGTAAAACGGGACCTGCCACAGGTCTTAATACGAGGGGAAAATGTGGTACTAGTACGTTTAATTGATTAA